The DNA region AGTCCGGCCGTGACCGAAAGCGCGAATCCCCAAGCCGTGATCCGCCCGGCAGTCTTCCCCATCGAGTTCGTCCTCCGCCCCTCAAAGACCCAACGCGGTTTAACGGAACGCGCTCACGCTACCCCACGAGCGTGACCATCCGGTCCGCGACGGCGAAAAACCCGCGAGGGTAAGTTGCCAGCATGAAAATCGGTGCCCATGTCCGCGACGACGATCCCCTTTCCGCGGTCGCCGAACGCGAGGCCGAGGTCCTCCAGTTCTTCCTTTCCGACCCGCAGGGCTGGAAGGCTCCCAAACCCCACCCGCACGGTGAGGCGATCAAGGAATCGCCGGTCGAGGTGTTCATCCACTCGCCGTACCTGATCAATGTGGCGTCGCTGAACAACCGCATCCGCATCCCGTCGCGGAAGAACGTCACACAGCACGCGAACGGCGCCGCCGAAATCGGCGCGAAAGGGCTCGTCGTGCACGGCGGCCACGTCGGTTCCGGGGAAGACGTCGAAGAAGGTCTCGTCAACTGGCGCAAGCTTTTCGAGCGGGAACAGGAAAAGGGCGGCTTCGCCGTGCCGATCCTGATCGAGAACACCGCCGGCGGCGACAACGCGATGACCCGCGACCTCGACACGATCGCCCGGCTCTGGGACAAGGTCGGCGAATTCGGCGCGGGTTTCTGTTTCGACACCTGCCACGCGTACGCGGCGGGCTGGGACCTGACCGAGGCGGTCAAGAAGGTCAAGGCCATCACCGGCCGGATCGACCTGGTGCACCTCAACAACTCACGTGACGAGTTCGGTTCCACCCGGGACCGGCACGCCAACGTGGTCGGCGGCGACGGCACGATCGACCCCGAGGTGCTGGCCGCGGTCGCGGCCGAAGCGGGCGCGCCCGTGGTCGTCGAGACCCCGGCCGAAGGGCAGGCCGCGGACATCGCCTACGTCCGGGAGCGCGTCGCGTCCGCCTAGTGCTACCCCGGCGGGAGATCGTTCCCTCTCCAGCGGGAGGGCCGGGCACGCCGATCGAGGAAGGCTCGGTTCCAGCCGGGACACACCCGGTTTCTGGAGGGAAGCCATGAAGATCAAGGCCAAGGTCGCCGCCGTCGCGGTGCTCGCCGTCGCCGCGGGAACGCTGGGGGCGACACAGGCGACGGCGGCGCAGGCCCCGTCGTCCGGCTCGGTCGTCCTCGGGTCGGCGGGCGGTCCGCTGACGTTTCCGGGCTACGAAGGCGATCCGGTCCGGTTCGACTTCGCCGCCTTCGGCGATCCCGGGAAGTCGTCCGGCCGGTTCCACGTGAATCATCTGACCAAGGACGGAAAGCCCTTCGCCGATTTCGAGGGCAAGGTCGACTGCGTCTCGCGGGAAGGCGACATCGCGGTCCTGACCGGCGTGATCGAACGCGCCGACATCCCCGGGCTCCCGGTGAACCTGGTCGGGCGCCGGGTCGGCTTCTCGGTGCGGGACGTGCCGGGCGGTCACGACCGGATCGGCTGGAGCTGGGCCGTCGGGGGCTTCGATCAGG from Amycolatopsis sp. EV170708-02-1 includes:
- a CDS encoding deoxyribonuclease IV, whose translation is MKIGAHVRDDDPLSAVAEREAEVLQFFLSDPQGWKAPKPHPHGEAIKESPVEVFIHSPYLINVASLNNRIRIPSRKNVTQHANGAAEIGAKGLVVHGGHVGSGEDVEEGLVNWRKLFEREQEKGGFAVPILIENTAGGDNAMTRDLDTIARLWDKVGEFGAGFCFDTCHAYAAGWDLTEAVKKVKAITGRIDLVHLNNSRDEFGSTRDRHANVVGGDGTIDPEVLAAVAAEAGAPVVVETPAEGQAADIAYVRERVASA